The genomic window taaattttcaaattaaaaatttaataaagcgtCCCTGTGGCAATTTCTTGGTTGACTTAAAGCTAAAAAGAccacataataataataagaaataaatgatATTCGAGCTAACTACAaaataactttgaaaaataaaagtttcgaagtcgaattttcgaactttataATAAATTGTTCCTGTGGCAGCTTCTTAGTAGACTTAAAGTTAAAAGACCACATAattataatagaaaatatatgaaattcaagctggcaacaaaataattttgaaaaataaaattttcgaactttatgaaaattaatttgtatcTTATTCCCTTTGTTTTATACTGTAAAacgattttaattttgtaattaaagaaaatgcacagaacttgtaatttttttaacccAAGCTAACTTTCGAAATTactgaaaattaatttgtatgtatacatacatttttccaTAATCttcgaattttataaaaaagtagataaattttgtaattttttttttctaacttaagttcacaaaaaataattttgagagaacaaattttcgaactttaagaaaatataaatgtattattttctttttcttctataatttttttaattagttttgaaaacttaaattttcgaGTAAAAATCttaacatttatgtatttttttaactccAGCTAATTACAAATTACTGCAGGctagtttaaaatttaaatttaactacaaatgattttaaaaataaaatttgtaaaatttaaattaaaaaaaaaatataaaattaattttttaaacactttcttcaaaaaacattttacaaaaatttctgaAACAATTCTAAaacattaataacaaaataattttcacccATTCCGAAAAATAAGCACCAACAACATGCAACTGTTCagccgaaaaaaatatatagcgtGCTTTTAGGCGCTGCTCGAAAAAAACAAAGCCACTAATCTTACCAATGCATCACAAAAACtagttaaaaattgtataactaTAGTTAAACACATtgtaaagtatataaaaaatagattatttattataataaaaacaaattatacatAGAAGGGCAtttgaatcaaaacaaaaaaactcaaaGTAAACCATAcggcatatgtatatgtgagcaTAAATATGCCATAGTAAGTAGTTAATGAAGTCAACAAAAAGTTgttagtaaaaaattataaacttcacATGTATTTACTAGTATTGTATACAAAAATTGCTGAGCTgtcttttattataaaaaagtgatacaaattaagcaaaaatataatttaaaaaattaagcaacattatataaaaaaataatgaaagctaaatttaaaaaaaattaagtaaaaattaatttaaaaaaataaagcaaaattaaataatatattataactaaataaaaaaaataaaaaaaaataaatataaaaacatgtaAGATAagcttaaaagtaaaaatataaatgctaACTACAACAAATGACAAAATGAGCTATAAAAAAGCACAGcgacgtatacatatataacatatagtatattaaagAAAGCAAAGCAAGTGTAAAGCAAGTGTCTTTTAGTATGTTAggcatttattgttattttttcttgctaaatttatgctatttttattgttaaaaagtgTGAAACGAAAATACTAACATTTAAGCAGTGTGAACATGTTGTTATTTTGCAAGAGGAAAacttatttactttatattaaCGGTATTTAGTGAGTGGCATATGTGCTGGactatttttgaatttagtaTGAAGTGCTAAgtaataaaacttaataaaaaaatgtgtgctgCAATGCCAGAGCAACTCTGATcgcttatgaaaaaaaaaaatacacaaccAACTAAACAAGCAAATTTGCAGGTTGAGCGCCTAAAATGCCAGcaaattacttttttctaacaaaatttgacattaactaaaattaaacgACTTAAAAGCAATACTTTGCAAGGATGCAGCCAGGCATAAAGAGTGATCAACTTGGTTTTTTAAGCTTTATGAATATTACTTTTgtaaaatgtataaacaaatacttattatatattacttatgtatatattatgtatgtatagttaatTTTTAGCTGTAAATGCTATTTAATAACTGTTAATAAAGTTAAGCGGTggagtaaattttaattttcgctgaaaattttaaaattttgtgctttccacaataactgtaaatatatcGAAATGCAACACGCTTCCGGTTACAttatttattacactttttcTTCATATACCATAtggtaaatatgtatttctcaGAAGTCCGTCGATCGCTTAGCTctatttctttatattaaatgGTAAacgaaagcaaattaaaaaatttaatataaaatgtgaattgaaAGTTATGGCCTTATTtgttaactataaaaaatcttaattatgtatgtactacacAATGTAACaactattatatattataaattatattataatgtGTATTTTTAGTTATGCAAATTTAGAGCAatgattgaaagaaaaataaaatttcagaaacaATTAAAACTGTATTAGAAATGTAGGCCAcgaaaagtatgtatgtataactaaatatttaaataaaaactatatttaaaattatatctatgtataattgaaaaattgaaaatataaacattagttaattgaaaagaataaaaaagaaatgcatataaatattacttgattgaaatttatttaaaattttacatattttattatttataatattttctaaccCAAGGCTGCAGTGCACAGTAAACAAGCCATCGGCAGTATGCTTATTTGACAATGTATACATGAACgggtttgtatgtatatgtagttttCTCTCATTAACCCATACAATGCagcttgtttaaaaaaattacaaacatttttttatgtgcTTGTTTTTTGCAAGAATACTCCTGAATCTAGAGGACTTGTGACAGCCCTCCATTTTTTCGAGAAGCTCTTCCACGAGATCCTCTTAGCCTTTCTTACCTCGGACTTGTATATTGAAAGTCCTGTTTTATACAACGCCCAGTCAAGAGATAAACCACTCCTACCGGCCCTGTTAAGTAAACGTCTGCAGAATGCTCTGAAATCCGAGAGTTACATAGTCCACCATACCGACAGGACAGGAGCTCTCCAGTGCAGTATTGCACGCCGAGCTGAAGATTTCGACCCACTCATCCACCATAACGTTGAGCaaaaccaaaagctccgtcaggatttgGAAGGACTTCACCGAACCGTTCGTTACCAAATGAGGTTTACAGGTACAGtcttctataagaatgtacagctgctggcgtatgccgatgatattgatatcattggcctcaagtcctgtgccgttagttctgctttctccagactggataaggaagtaaagcaaatgggtctggcagtgaacgagggcaagacgaaatatctcctgtcatcaaacaaacagtcgtggcactcgcgacttggcccCCACGTCACTATTGGCAGTCATAAAGTCATAAATTCGAAGtcttagataatttcgcctatcttttaatcagcattaacaccaccaacaatgtcagactgtaaatccaacgcaggaagaacctccactccgttggaaggaccaagtggagaaggacctggcttcgctcggaatatccaattgacgccacgtagcgaaaaaaagaaacgactggcgctctgttgttaactcggctataatcgcgtaagcggtgtctactccaattaagaagaaagaagaaactATTGCAATATAAACTTCTCCATATGATAAAGAACagtgcacaattttttttatttgatctaATAGCAAAtcaaattatgtttttaataaagcaTGCTTacaacacacatacttatatctgTACCCTTCACAAACCACTTACAATGTAACTAGTTATGTATTTAACTAATACAAGGTCATTCATAATGCAACACTGTAAATCACTTTCATTTAGTAAACAAAGAACAGCTGTTCGCGAAATACaggtttaattaaaatataaataacattttttaccGTAGTAAAtattatgtgaaaaaataattagtttacttaataaaagaaaattttgtttgttaatcTGCAATTAACATACCAGGATACTTATACTTAAACTGCAACAAATAAAAGGAAACCCCCAAGCAGTATTAATTTATATTGCACACATGACAACATCGATGCAACTGTATCGCTACAGTTTTACCGCAGGTGCCTTTGCTGCTGGCGGTAGCTTTTTTGGACGCGCGCCAAGCCAATTGTCGGAGCTGCCGGCATTGACAAGTGCATTTGCGCCAACAGCCGCGGCAACATACTATTTAGGTGAGAAAtgtcataaaaacaaatcaaaatacaaatgaaagtcagttttatttgtattatttttagaatTACTTTTTTTGCGTGCTGTGCCTATTATCTTGATGGTGATTTGTAATGTACTAAATTGGCGCTATTTTCTTAAAGCTTTGCAGTGTACTGAGCA from Bactrocera tryoni isolate S06 chromosome 5, CSIRO_BtryS06_freeze2, whole genome shotgun sequence includes these protein-coding regions:
- the LOC120777807 gene encoding uncharacterized protein LOC120777807 isoform X1, translating into MTTSMQLYRYSFTAGAFAAGGSFFGRAPSQLSELPALTSAFAPTAAATYYLELLFLRAVPIILMVICNVLNWRYFLKALQCTEHTLTATVLTAATNYMFSFILGALVYREEITLMSTVGAIFIITGLWFLCKAQEEQKLSAKHEKLH